The stretch of DNA tttttcaaattcacaaacaaaaataatattataaaactatattattaaaatattttaaatttataatattttttattcaactttttctttctcttttttcaaaactcaaaaaataataaactcatattatctcactactatttacaaactattttagtattattcataaaattctattTCCATATCACTACCTAAACAAGCTCTTATCTAGACTTATCATGGCGACATTGTGGCCTTAAAAGGAAATATTGAAAAGGTGGCCTCAGCAAACTTTTGTAGTAGGGAAAGTAAAAGTCGCCGTTACCAAAATGGTACTATCAAAGCGTGGACCCCGTCACCGACGAACCACACCCAAACTTCCACTTCACAAAATTCACAGAAgggaagagaagaggaggggAAGAGAAGCCAGTGTGAAAAAAATAACTGCAAACTGTCAAAAACCAACGGCCACCTAGCTCGCACCACCATTTCCAAGTTCATCTCTTTGTTTCTCCTTATAACGGTAGTCTCAAACCGAATGTTTGCTTTATACCCTACCTCTCTCTTCTTCCCATCTAAGCCTTCCGCCCTCCGCTGCCGCGCCACCGGGGACATCCCGGTGGGCCCCTCGTTCCCCCGGTGGTTCCACTTCCCCTCCTCGGCCGAAATATCCGGCGTCCGTATCGGCCACGACGTTGACGCAGCCGCCAAGGACGGCTCGGCTAGGAGCGGCGCACCCGGTAACAACAGCCTGAAAGTTAATGccagagagaagaagaaatggtcTCGTTGGGGAGATAGCTACTTGGACGACGATAGCGACGCTCTTCCGCTTCCAATGACCTATCCGGATTCTTCTCCGGTCCCACCCGAAGAGATCGATCGACGCCTCCGGTGCGATCCCCAAGTTCAGGTTTTATATTATCTCTTCCTAATTGATCTAAATCttgcattcaatttttttattcttttttattgttacTCTTTTCTAATGTTAGGAGGCCTTTTGGTTTGGGGGGTTGAAGTTGAATTGCAGATATAGCTTACTAGTGCTTGCAATTCCTCCACTTTCCAAttgtaaaatgtttaaaaagaaatttgagacgAAGAGGTTCTGAGTCTTTACATTTTTCGCTCAAACTTTTATTGAATTATCATGCAACAAGCAATGAGCTTT from Juglans microcarpa x Juglans regia isolate MS1-56 chromosome 3S, Jm3101_v1.0, whole genome shotgun sequence encodes:
- the LOC121258236 gene encoding protein disulfide-isomerase SCO2-like → MFALYPTSLFFPSKPSALRCRATGDIPVGPSFPRWFHFPSSAEISGVRIGHDVDAAAKDGSARSGAPGNNSLKVNAREKKKWSRWGDSYLDDDSDALPLPMTYPDSSPVPPEEIDRRLRCDPQVQDCKEVVYEWTGKCRSCQGSGFASYYNKRGKEIICKCLPCAGIGYVQKITARKDIEVMEDLDNGRPP